Proteins from a single region of Streptomyces glaucescens:
- the opcA gene encoding glucose-6-phosphate dehydrogenase assembly protein OpcA → MKIDLTDTTASKINKALVQGRRAIGTPAVGMVLTLVIVTDEENAYDALKAANDASREHPSRTLVVVKRVSRTPRDRTKSRLDAEVRVGADAGTGETVVLRLYGEVVDQAQSVVLPLLLPDAPVVVWWPVDAPLDPANDPLGALAQRRVTDTYAAEEPVRDLAARAGSYTPGDTDLSWTRITPWRSMLAAALDQVVCRVRGVEVEGEEFNPSCELLAMWLADRLDVPVRRSVSAGPGLTAVRMDTDCGPIVLDRADGSLATLSIQGQPDRAVALKRRDTAELIAEELRRLDPDDTYASALRYGVERLNAGPARPEPEAVPDPVATEDPVAVAEPVEEAAKAPAKKAARKAPAKKAAAK, encoded by the coding sequence ATGAAGATAGACCTCACGGACACCACGGCCAGTAAGATCAACAAGGCGCTGGTGCAGGGGCGCCGGGCCATCGGCACCCCGGCCGTCGGCATGGTGCTCACGCTGGTCATCGTCACGGACGAGGAGAACGCGTACGACGCCCTGAAGGCCGCCAACGACGCCTCGCGCGAGCACCCCTCGCGCACCCTCGTGGTCGTCAAGCGCGTCTCGCGCACCCCCCGGGACCGCACCAAGTCCCGCCTCGACGCCGAGGTGCGGGTCGGGGCGGACGCGGGCACCGGCGAGACGGTGGTGCTGCGGCTGTACGGCGAGGTGGTCGACCAGGCCCAGTCGGTGGTGCTGCCGCTGCTGCTGCCGGACGCCCCCGTGGTCGTCTGGTGGCCGGTCGACGCGCCGCTGGACCCGGCGAACGACCCGCTGGGCGCGCTGGCCCAGCGCCGGGTCACCGACACCTACGCGGCCGAGGAACCGGTACGGGACCTGGCCGCCCGCGCGGGCTCCTACACCCCCGGCGACACCGACCTGTCGTGGACCCGCATCACGCCCTGGCGCTCGATGCTGGCCGCGGCCCTGGACCAGGTCGTGTGCCGGGTGCGGGGCGTCGAGGTCGAGGGCGAGGAGTTCAACCCCAGCTGTGAGCTGCTCGCCATGTGGCTCGCGGACCGGCTGGACGTGCCCGTGCGGCGCTCGGTGTCCGCCGGCCCCGGCCTGACCGCGGTCCGGATGGACACCGACTGCGGCCCGATCGTGCTGGACCGCGCCGACGGCTCGCTGGCGACGCTGTCCATCCAGGGCCAGCCGGACCGGGCGGTGGCGCTCAAGCGGCGGGACACGGCCGAGCTGATCGCGGAGGAGCTGCGCCGGCTGGACCCGGACGACACCTACGCCTCGGCACTGCGGTACGGGGTGGAGCGGCTGAACGCCGGGCCCGCGCGGCCGGAGCCGGAGGCCGTGCCGGACCCGGTCGCGACCGAGGACCCCGTCGCGGTCGCGGAGCCGGTCGAGGAGGCCGCGAAGGCCCCCGCGAAGAAGGCCGCCCGCAAGGCCCCGGCGAAGAAGGCGGCGGCGAAGTGA